In Callospermophilus lateralis isolate mCalLat2 chromosome 18, mCalLat2.hap1, whole genome shotgun sequence, one DNA window encodes the following:
- the Tarm1 gene encoding T-cell-interacting, activating receptor on myeloid cells protein 1, which produces MIPRLLALLCFRLCVGQRDAPGDGSLPKPTLSAWPSSVVPAKSNVTLRCSSPVPGIRFILRKGPDILDSRLPLDPTKTTAEFLLTELGPRSAGPYTCECFWRGLSGVTSQLSHVLLLLVTGYLPKPSLQAHHVGQVTAGGQVALQCQIPSTMVQPLESALLKAGTPSPVQLHSPVGSESDFSLQGVTVSDSGTYSCIYYQARAPFWASDPSPALDILVTVPPRASSEGYTKGNLVRLGVAAGVLLMGVVLVLEAWHARGVPHAGPGSPQIPSAPMNPGQVGSADAGSLVLKMSCGYVTMGGG; this is translated from the exons ATGATCCCGCGTCTCCTGGCCCTCCTCTGCTTCA GATTGTGTGTTGGCCAAAGAGACGCCCCAGGAGATG GGTCCCTTCCCAAGCCCACCCTCAGCGCCTGGCCCAGCTCGGTGGTCCCCGCCAAGAGCAACGTGACTCTGCGGTGCTCCAGCCCCGTCCCGGGGATCCGATTCATTCTCAGAAAGGGACCTGATATTTTGGATTCCAGGCTGCCACTGGATCCCACTAAGACAACGGCCGAGTTTCTTCTCACCGAGCTAGGACCCCGGAGTGCTGGGCCATACACCTGCGAATGCTTCTGGAGAGGGCTCTCTGGTGTGACCTCTCAGCTCAGCCATGTCCTTCTGCTCTTGGTCACAG GGTATTTGCCTAAACCTTCCCTCCAAGCCCATCATGTGGGCCAGGTGACCGCAGGGGGACAGGTGGCCCTGCAGTGCCAGATACCCAGCACCATGGTGCAACCTTTGGAGTCTGCCCTACTGAAGGCCGGGACCCCGTCGCCGGTGCAGCTGCACAGTCCAGTGGGGTCGGAGTCAGACTTCTCCCTTCAGGGCGTGACAGTCAGTGACTCGGGGACCTACAGCTGCATCTACTACCAGGCAAGGGCTCCCTTCTGGGCCTCGGACCCCAGTCCTGCCCTGGACATCCTGGTGACAG TTCCCCCGAGGGCCTCGTCCGAGGGTTACACCAAGGGCAACCTCGTGCGGCTGGGAGTGGCGGCCGGCGTCCTGCTGATGGGGGTGGTCCTCGTGCTGGAAGCCTGGCATGCTAGAGGGGTGCCACACGCTGGGCCAG GCTCCCCCCAGATCCCCAGTGCACCCATGAATCCTGGACAAGTTGGGTCAGCTG ATGCCGGCTCTCTGGTGTTGAAAATGTCCTGTGGTTATGTCACCATGGGTGGTGGCTGA
- the Vstm1 gene encoding V-set and transmembrane domain-containing protein 1, with amino-acid sequence MSAESLWLLCLGLCLGLADQGENEKLPRPSLCAWPSSVVELGSSVTLQCRAGFQNATFMLGKLHDPGFKQEQSSAETTAEFPLASLQPEDAGGYFCAYKTAATGQWSEQSQRLQLVVTGEGVA; translated from the exons ATGAGCGCAGAATCCCTGTGGCTGCTCTGCCTGG GGCTGTGCCTGGGCCTTGCAGACCAGGGAGAGAACG AGAAACTTCCCAGGCCCTCGCTCTGTGCCTGGCCTAGCTCCGTGGTGGAACTGGGGAGCAGTGTGACTCTGCAGTGTCGGGCTGGTTTCCAGAATGCCACCTTCATGCTGGGGAAATTGCACGACCCCGGGTTCAAGCAAGAGCAGAGCTCCGCAGAAACCACGGCTGAGTTCCCCCTGGCCAGCCTGCAGCCTGAGGATGCCGGGGGCTACTTCTGTGCCTACAAGACGGCAGCCACCGGCCAGTGGTCAGAGCAGAGCCAGCGCTTACAGCTAGTGGTCACAGGTGAGGGGGTGGCCTGA